The genomic DNA CAGCAGCACCGGCGCCTCTTCGCACGCGGCCAGGCACTCCGCGATCTCGAGCGTCACGCCGCCATCCGCGGTCGTCTGTCCGGGCCGGATGCCGAGCCGCGCGCACAGCCGGTCGAGCACGGGCTCCGCGCCGTTCAGCTGGCACGACAGGTTCGTGCACACGCGCACCACGTGCCGCCCGATCCGCTCCGTGTGGAACATCGAATAAAACGTCGCGACGGCCGCCACCTCCGTAAGCGGCACGCCGAGGGCGTCCGCGACGTCGGCGAGCGCGGGCTCGGGCAGGTAGCCGACCTGCGCCTGCGCCGCGTGCAGCGCCGGCAGGAGCGCCGACTGGGCCCGGGCGTAGCGGGCCCGTGACGCGGCGATCGTCTCGAGCGTCTCCGGCGAGAGGAGGCGGGCCACTACCGGTCCACGTCTCCCAGCACGATGTCGATGCTCGCGATCGCGACGACGAGATCCGAGAGCGGGTGGCCCTCCAGCATCGCCGGCAGCGTCTGAAGATTGTAGAAGGACGCCGCCCGGATGTGCGCGCGGACCGGGCGGTTGCTGCCGTCGCTCACGATGAAGTACCCCTTCTCGCCGCGGGGCGATTCGGTTGCCACGTAGCTGTCGCCGGCCGGCGGACGGATCCCCTCGCTCACCAGCTTGAACTGATGGATCACGGCCTCCATGCTCCGGGCGAGTTCCGCGCGCGGGGGCAGTGCGATCTTGCGGTCGTCCACGATGATCGGCCCGTCCGGCAGACGGTCGAGGACCGCGAGCGCGATCCGCCGGCTCTGCCGCATCTCCTCCATCCGCACGCGGTACCGCGCGTAGGCGTCCCCCTCGGTGCGGATCGGCACATCGAACTCGACCGCGTCGTAGCCGCCGTAGGGCAACACCTTGCGGCAGTCGTGCGCGACGCCCGAGCCCCGCAGCACCGGCCCGGTCGCCCCGAGCGCGACGGCGTCCTCCCGCGACAGCACCGCCACGCCTTCCAGCCGCTCCCGCCAGATCAGATTGTCGTCGAGCAGCCGTTCGTACTCGTCGAGCCGGCCCGGCAGATCGTCGAGAAAGGCCCGCGCCGCCGCGACGAACCCGTCCGGCAGATCGAGCGCGACGCCGCCGGGACGGAAGTAACCGGGCATCATGCGCTGGCCCGACAGCATTTCGGAGAGATCGAGGTATTTCTCGCGGTCGGTCATCGCGTACATGAACACGCTGCTGACGTTCACGTCGAGCGCGGCCGCGGCGAGATAGATGAGGTGGCTGCCGATCCGGTTGAGTTCGCACATGAGCAGCCGGATCGCCCGCGCGCGGGGCGGCGGTTCGACGCCGAGCAGGCGCTCAACGGCGAGGTAGAACGCCATCTCTTCGTTGTAGTTCGCCAGGTATTCGACCCGGTCGACCAGAGTGACGTTCTGCAGATAGGTGCGCGCCTCCATCTCTTTCTCGATGCCGGTGTGGAGATACCCGAGCTCCGGCGTCACGCGCCGGATGATCTCCCCCTCCAGCTCGAGGACGAGGCGCAGCACGCCGTGCGTCCCGGGGTGCTGCGGCCCGACGTTCAGGGTGAGGGTCTCGCCCCCGTGCGCGACCGCGTCCGTCATTTCCGATCCTCCCCGGCGCCCGGGTCGGGCGCGGGGGCGTCGCCGCCGGCGTCCCCCCTGGAGGGGGCGGGGGATCCCGCGCTCGGCGCGGCGGCGCCGCCCGACCCCGATCCGCTGCCCGGCGGGAAGTAGGGGATGATCGCGCTCGGCACCTTCGGCGTGTGCCCGTGGAACTCGACGGGCTCCT from bacterium includes the following:
- a CDS encoding NADH-quinone oxidoreductase subunit D; the encoded protein is MTDAVAHGGETLTLNVGPQHPGTHGVLRLVLELEGEIIRRVTPELGYLHTGIEKEMEARTYLQNVTLVDRVEYLANYNEEMAFYLAVERLLGVEPPPRARAIRLLMCELNRIGSHLIYLAAAALDVNVSSVFMYAMTDREKYLDLSEMLSGQRMMPGYFRPGGVALDLPDGFVAAARAFLDDLPGRLDEYERLLDDNLIWRERLEGVAVLSREDAVALGATGPVLRGSGVAHDCRKVLPYGGYDAVEFDVPIRTEGDAYARYRVRMEEMRQSRRIALAVLDRLPDGPIIVDDRKIALPPRAELARSMEAVIHQFKLVSEGIRPPAGDSYVATESPRGEKGYFIVSDGSNRPVRAHIRAASFYNLQTLPAMLEGHPLSDLVVAIASIDIVLGDVDR
- a CDS encoding NAD(P)H-dependent oxidoreductase subunit E, translated to MARLLSPETLETIAASRARYARAQSALLPALHAAQAQVGYLPEPALADVADALGVPLTEVAAVATFYSMFHTERIGRHVVRVCTNLSCQLNGAEPVLDRLCARLGIRPGQTTADGGVTLEIAECLAACEEAPVLLADADRVARVTPDAVDGLVRALADG